The Desulfofundulus salinus genome includes the window GTGATCCGGTTTGGAGCAAACGGGCCAGGGCGCTGGCGGAAAAAGTAACGGATTTTTCCTCTTTTGTTTTTGCTCACAGGGAAAAGCTGGTTACGTTCATGATACCCCTGAAGAAAAAGGTTACTTACCACGATTCCTGCCACTTGAAGCGCCGCCTGCGGGTAACCGGTGAACCGCGCCAGTTGCTGATTGACGCCGGGGCGGAACTGGTGGAAATGACTCCCGCTGATCTCTGTTGTGGTTTTGGGGGGTCCTATTCCATTAAGTTTCCGGAGCTTTCCAGATCTGTCCTGGACCGCAAGCTGCAGGCCGTACTGGGCAGTGGGGCAGAGGTAGTGGCACTGGACTGTCCGGGTTGCCAGATGCAGATTGGCGGCGGTATGGACCGCCAAAATCCGCGCGTACAGGTCATGCATACGGCGGAGATACTGGCCCGGTGCCTTGCCGGTACGGGCCGGGTGCAAAACGGGTAGAGTAAATGTTCAAGTCAACCTGCTTTAGGCACGGCGTTGTCCAGAGCGAACGATTTTGTGGAGCGCCGGTAACAGCACCCCTTGAGCTGAGGTTGCCGGCTCGGCTCTCGAGGACGCCAACTTAGGAAGCAAGGCAGTCCCCGGAAAAATCCGGGGGCTTTTTTATTTGTTGATTTACCCGGGAGATAACAAGCCCATGTTCTTTTTCGTGGTAAAATATAGATAAAATGCAGCACATTACCATTTAATGTGATATAATTAGGACGGAGGCTGGTTTGAGTGAAAGTAAGACCGGTAAAAGACCTGCAAAAGTACGAACTTGCCGGCATTGGTTTAATTTGTATGGCCCTTTTGGCCTTGATCAGCCTGGCAAACCCCGACGTAGGACTGGTCAGCTGGGGGGTAGAGCGGATGCTGCGGGGAATAGCCGGAGAGGGAAGATATCTTTTCCCCCTCCTGCTCGCTTTTTGGGGCTTTAGACTGATCCGGGGAAAGGCCTACGGGAGAGCCGCTGGCCGGCGATTTTACGGGGGTGTCCTGCTCTTTGTGGTGGCCCTCACTCTGTTACACATGCTGGTGCCACAGGATTACTCCCTTGAGGCCGGTCTGGCCGGGGAGGGGGGGGGCCTGGTGGGGGCGGTTTGCTTTTTCCTTCTGGAGCGTTCCTTCGGTTTTACGGGCACCTGCATTGTCCTGGCTACTTTGACTTTGATGGGAGTGCTTTTGAGCAGTAACGTTTCTTTAAGTACATTGTTAGCCAGGCTAATGGGGGTTCTTAAAAATCTCTACGAGCGCGTTGGGGGTTTGTTATTCACGGAAGCGGAAGAGATAGTGGAAGAGCCCGACCCCAGGCCGGTGATCATTGATCAAAGCGGGCCGGGGATATCAACCGGGGAAGCAGCCAGCCCGGAAGTGACCGGTGAAAAGCCCGGTAACAGTAATGCAAGCAATACGGGTATGACCCGGGCTTTGTGCATTGTTCCTTCTCCCGTTTCCCCATCCGGCGGAACCGCCGGGGAAAAGGAGGTTTCATCCGGCTCTTTCCCTTACCAGTTTCCTCCCTTGAGCCTGCTTTCCAAACCGGTACGGCCCAAAAGCATCAAGAATAGCAGGGATATTACCGAAAATATTCGTATACTGGAAGAAACTCTAAGCAGCTTTGGGGTAAAAGCCAGGGTGGTGCAGGTTTCCCGGGGACCGGCCATTACCCGATATGAGATTCAGCCTCCGGCGGGTATCAAAGTCAGCCGTATTGTCGGCCTGGCCGATGATATTGCCCTGTCCATGGCAGCGCCGGACGTGCGGATTGAGGCACCCATTCCGGGCAAAGCGGCCGTAGGTATTGAAGTGCCCAACCGGGAGGTTTCCATGGTCTATTTAAGGGAACTGCTGGAAACGCCCGATTTCCAGCAGGCGCCTTCCCGGCTCACCGTGGCCCTGGGCAAAGATATTGCTGGCAACCCGGTAGTGGCCGACCTGGCCCGCATGCCCCACCTGCTTATCGCCGGCGCAACAGGTTCCGGAAAAAGTGTCTGCCTGAATACCATCATTGCCAGCATTCTTTTTAAGGCCACGCCCGGCGAAGTAAAGTTTTTAATTATCGACCCCAAGATGGTGGAACTGGCCACCTACAACGGGATTCCCCACCTGGTATCGCCTGTGGTTACGGACCCCAAAAAGGCGGCCACCTCCCTGCGCTGGGCCGTTAAGGAAATGGAACACCGCTATGAACTCTTTGCCGCGGCCGGGGTAAGGGATATTACCCGTTACAATGATCTCTGCCGCAGCCAGGAGACGGGTACGGGGACACGGGGACCACTCCCGTTGATTATAATCATCATCGATGAACTGGCTGATTTAATGATGGTAGCGCCGGCCGATGTGGAGGACGCGGTTTGCCGCCTGGCCCAGATGGCCCGGGCCGCAGGCATCCACCTGGTAGTGGCCACCCAGCGCCCTTCAGTGGATGTCATAACCGGCCTGATCAAAGCCAATATTCCATCCCGGATTTCTTTTGCCGTGTCTTCCCAGATTGATTCCCGCACCATCCTGGACATGGCCGGGGCGGAAAAGCTTTTGGGAAAGGGGGACATGCTCTTTTTCCCGGTGGGGGCGCCGAAACCCATCCGGGTCCAGGGAGCCTATCTCTCCGATCAGGAAGTGGAAGCGCTTGTTTCTTTCCTGAAGAAACAGGCCGCCCCTCACTTTGAAGCACAGGTCGTTCATGAGGAAGGCCATGGAGAACAGGAAGAGGAACTGGAAGATGAGTTGTTGCCCCGGGCCGTAGAAATTTTTATTGAAACGGGCCACGCATCCATTTCCCTGTTGCAAAGACGCCTCCGGGTGGGGTACGCCCGGGCGGCCCGGTTAATGGACATTATGGAAAGGAAGGGTATCGTGGGAGGGTACGAGGGCAGTAAGCCCCGGTCCGTGCTCATTACCCTGGAGCAGTTCAAGCAGACTTTCAAAAAAAGGTAGGTTAAAAATTCGTGGTTCGAAAGGAAACCGGCGTTAAGTGTAGAAAAACACTTTGTGGATTACGCCAAAGACACGCCCGGAATAGCATAATGCGAAAGGAAAGTATACTAGGGAAAAGTAATAATTGTGGCCAGTACGACGTAAGGTGACATTATGGTTAAAGATATCAACGTTGCCGAAGCCCTGTCTTTGTCGGATGTTCTGGTAGTAGATGTGCGTTCGGAAGGTGAGTACAGCGAGGCAACCATCCCGGGGGCAGTAAATGTTCCTCTGCTGGATAATGTGGAGCGGGCGCTGGTCGGAACTGTCTATAAGGAAAAAGGGCCAGCAGAGGCCCGTAAATTGGGTTTGGAACTGGTTTCTCCCCGCCTTCCCCGTTGGGTCGAGACTGTAGAACGTCTGGCCCGCGGCAGACGGCTGGTCCTCTTTTGCTGGCGGGGAGGGTTGCGCAGTCAATTTGCCGCGGCCATCCTTGATGTCATGGGCTTTGCCGTCTACCGCATCCTGGGTGGTTATAAGGCCTACCGCCGCTTTGTCAACTCTTACCTGGGGGTAGAAGAACTGCCTGTAAAGGCAGTGGTAATCCACGGGTTGACGGGGGTGGGCAAAACCACTTTGCTTCGCCGCCTGGCGGAACAGGGTCTGCCCGTGTTAGACCTGGAGGGCCTGGCCCGGCACCGGGGTTCGGTTTACGGCAAGATCGGCTTGCCCCCTTCCCCCAGCCAGAAAATGTTCGAGGGTCTTATTGTCCGGGCCTTGATGGCGGCAGAGGAAAAAGGGGTATTCGTTGTCGAATGTGAAAGCCGCCGCCTGGGCAATCTGCTGGTCCCGGCGGTGGTGTTAAGGGCGATGGAAAAAGGGTACAGGGTACTGCTCTATGATTCCCTGGAAAACCGTGTAAGGCGTATCCGCCAGGAGTATACCAGTGGTCCCCAGCAAAACATTCCCGCTTTGCAGGAGGCCACCTCTGCCCTGGCAAAGTATCTGGGAGCACGTCGCGTGGCGGAGCTGAACCAGTTGCTGGCCGGGGGGGAATTTGACCAGGTTTTTTCCTATCTTTTGACCAAATATTATGATCCTCTCTACGGGTATCCAGGTGAGCCCAGCCCGGATTATGACCTTTGTGTGAACACGGCTGATATGGACGAGGCAGTTAACCGGGTGAGGGAGTGGATTACAGGCCTGCCCGAATATGGTCGGGTAGAGGGAGGTGAACCCGATGGATATAGGAAACATACTACGGGAAGCCCGCCAGGCCCGGGGGTTGTCCCTGGAGCAGGCTGAGGAACAAACGAAAATCCGCCGCAAATACCTGGAGGCGCTGGAGGAGGAAGCCTTTGATGTGCTGCCCGGACGGGTTTATGTACGGGGTTTTCTCCGGAATTACGCCAGGTTTTTGGGGCTGGATGCCGAGGCCCTGGTGGCCCGGTTTGAGGAAATGTTCCCTCTGGAGGAGACACAGCCTGTCACGCAGCCGCTTGCCGGAGTCGAGAAAAAACTGCGGCTGAGCTGGCCCTCTGGCCGCCTCGCTTACGTGGCAACGGGACTGCTCCTGGCCGTCCTGCTCTTATGGGGTGCCGGGTGGCTCGTTGGTCTCACCCGGGATACGGCTTATGATGTCGTGTCCCAGGATAAACCCGCCGGTACACCCGGTAGGTCGTCCCCAGGGAACACCGGTCATACGCAAAACCAGGACGCTCCTTTCCCCGCACCAACTTCAACCGGAACCGATAACCGCACGCCGGAAGGGGTTCACCTGGTGCTCAACGTTACCGACGAAACCTGCTGGATGCGGGTGGTGGTTGATGGTAAAACCATGTTTACCGGTGAGGTGGCGGCCAACCAATCCAAGTCCTTCCAGGCCAGGGAGCACATCTGGGTTAAGCTGGGCAATGCCGGTGTGGTAAATGTACAGGTAAATGGCCGGGATCTGGGTGTGCTGGGCGATCGGGGACAGGTGGTGAGCCGGGAGTTTTCTGCCTCTACCCAGGGATAGGAGGGCTTGTGATGGGTTCCTTTATCTGTGACTCCTGCGGTCAAGAGGTCGGCCTGTATGATGGCGTTCTTTCCTGGTACCGGGAAGGGCGGGAACTGGGCAACTTCGCCATTACCCACCGTCCCGGCCAGCACTGTTTGGGGCAGCTAAACAACAACGTGTACCGTGATCTTTTCCGGGTGGCTTCGGTGAAAGGCTATCTTGCCTTTGTACAGTACCTGATCACCCGGTGGAGTGAGGGTTACATTCTTAAGGATTTCCCTTCCTTACAAAAAACTATTGCTCAGATCAACTCCCATATCCATGAAGGAATGGCAAACTTGCTGGGCGAATAAACCCGGTTTTTGCCCGGGCGGCCCTCGCGGGCCGCGCCTTTTTTTGACAGGGCCGTTTTTTTTGAGTTATACTGAACCTGGGTTGGTGAGATAGAGAAAATGTCGTACCGCGTTGGTATGGTCAGTCTGGGTTGTGCGAAAAACCTGGTGGATACGGAACTAATGTTGGGGCAGCTGAATGCGGCCGGATTTATCATTACGCCCCGTCCCGAAGAGGCGGATGTCCTGATCGTAAATACCTGCGGGTTTATTACCCCCGCCAAGGAAGAATCCATCGACCAGATCCTGGACCTGGCGCAGTACAAAAAAAGCGGGCGCTGCCGGGTGCTCCTGGTGACCGGCTGCCTGGCCCAGCGTTACCCCGGGGAATTGCTGGATGAAATGCCCGAAATCGACGGTGTTTTAGGTACTGGAATGGTCAACCGGGTGGTGGACGTGGTCCGGCGGGCTCTGGCCGGCGAGCGGGTTTTAGCCGTAGGGGAGCCCGGTTTTGATTATAATGCCGACCTGCCCCGGATTAGAACCACGGGGGGGTATACGGCCTATGTAAAAATTGCCGAAGGCTGCAGCAACTGCTGTACTTACTGTGCCATTCCCTCCATCCGGGGTCCTTATCGCAGCCGCACCATGGAATCCATCCGGCAAGAGGTGGAAGCCCTGGCCGCTGGGGGGGGTAAAGAGGTTATCCTGGTAGCCCAGGATACTACCCGCTATGGTCTTGATCTTTACGGTGAGCGGAAGCTGGCCCCGCTGTTGCGTTCCCTGAACGGGATATCCGGCATACGCTGGATCCGCGTGCTTTACGGCCATCCCGACGGGATTACCGATGAGTTGATCGATGTTTTTTCATCTTGCGATAAAGTCTGCCGCTATATCGATTTGCCCCTGCAGCACGCCAGTCCGGCAGTGCTGGCCCGCATGGGGCGGGGCCGGAGTGCCTCCAGGTTACGAGAGCTTGTCTGTAAACTGCGCCGGGCTATTCCCGGATTAACCCTGCGCACTACTTTCTTGGTTGGTTTTCCCGGAGAAAGGGAAGAAGACTTTCAACAGTTGCTTGACTTTATGCGCGAGATGCATTTTGAAAGGGCGGGAGTATTTAAATTCTGTGCCGAGGAAGGTACACCGGCTGCTGCCATGACCGATCAAGTGCCGGAAGAGGTTAAAGAAGAGCGCTACCACAGGGCCATGGCTTTGCAACAGCAAATATCCCTGGAATATAACCGTTCTCTTGTGGGTAGCCTCGTGAGCGTTCTGGTGGAAGGGAAAAAGGGCAGCCGTTATTTTGGCCGTACCGAGGCCGATGCTCCCGAAATAGATGGTCGGGTGTACTTTACCGCCGGTCGTATGACTCTTAGCCCGGGTGATTTTGTGGTGGTAAAGATTACCCGGGCCAGTGAGTACGACTTGATGGGGGAGCTCGCATGAATTTGCCCAACCGTTTAACCCTGGCCAGGATATTTTTGGTTCCTATTTTTTTAACGGTGGTATCCCTTCAGGTGCCCTACGGGGATTACGTCGCTGCTGCCGTTTTTATTTTAGCCGCCAGCACCGATGGTTTGGACGGCTACCTTGCCAGAAAGCGCCAGCTGGTTACCCGGTTGGGCAAGCTAATGGATCCCCTGGCAGACAAGCTTTTAGTTTCCAGTGCCTTGATTTCCCTGGTTGAACTGCACCGTTTACCCGGTTGGGTGGCCATGATCATTATTGGGCGGGAATTTGCCGTTACAGGACTGCGCTCTTTAATTGCCGCTGAGGGTACCGTTTTGGGGGCCAGTATCCTGGGTAAGCTCAAAACCATCACCCAAATTGTAGCTATTGTAGCCCTCCTTTTACAGGACTCTCCCTTTAGCGTTGCCCGTTTAACCCCCGGGAATCTGGCCATGTGGATAGCCATTGCTTTTACCATCTGGTCGGGGCTGGACTACCTTAATCGGGGCTGGGCGGTACTGAAAAAGGGCGGTTTTTAGCCGGATTTTTCCTGACATACAGGCCTTCTTCTTCGTGTTATATTTAAACTGAAAATCATTGAAGGGATCAGGTATATGCAGTGGTACGGATGGCGTATTCCAGTTATATTGGCAGCACTGCTGGTTGGCCTTTCTTTTTTCTTTGCAGTTCAGTGGCTCTATAACCGTTATAACTATCAGGAACCCCTGATCCGGGTTTTGGAGGCTGATGGGGCGGTTCAAGCTTTTTCCATTGAAAAGCAGGATCGCGTTTTTAAAATTGCCGTGCAGTTAAAGGATACGGTTGATCTGGGGGAAACCTACCGGAGGTTGAAAAAATCAATTCAGGGGGTTCTTGGTCGCCAACCCTTTGCCCTGGAATTAGAGGATAACCGGGACCAGGAGCTAAAAAAAGCTTTTTATTACAGCCAGTTTGCCCTTTATGAGGCCCAGATACGGGGCAATTACCGGGAGATGGTGCGTTATATTGAAGACCGGGCAGCGTCAGTAGGGGTTGAAGCCATTATTTCCCTTGATGAAGAAAATATCTACGTGCACATGAAACACCGGGACCGCCACCTCTATGAAGTGATCCCCCGCAGGGCCGTTTTAAACCCCGAAACCGCTGGCGTACCCCGGTAGGCATGGCGTTATCACGCCCACTCCAATTGTGGCATAGATTACCTGGACCGGTCATCCCCTTTAGTATGATATAATGAAAATGCTCTGACCAAAAAACTTGCCGGTTAATCAGCTGATTGAAGGGAAGGTATTTCATGTTGAAGGAAATTGGCCTGGGTCTGGTTTTGGCCGGTATCCTTTTCCTGCTCATCAACGGCCATGATGTAACTCCCCTGATCTTTGTGGGCGCGGCCGGGGCGGGTTTATATTATGTGGCCCGGTCCCGCGGCCTGCTGGCCCGCAACTTTGCGGGTGAACAGGTGATTTCCCGGCAAGAGATTTCCTTTGCCGATATCGGCGGTCAGGCGGCAGCCATTCAGGAATTGCGCGAGGCCCTTGATTTTATTAAAAACTATCACCATATCCAAAAGCTGGGTATCAGGCCTTTAAAGGGCATTTTGTTGACGGGGCCGCCTGGCACAGGGAAAACCCTGCTGGCCCGGGCGGCGGCCAGTTATACCGATGCCGCCTTTGTGGCCTGCAGCGGTTCGGAATTTATCGAAATGTATGCCGGGGTAGGTGCCCAGCGGGTAAGGCGCCTCTTCCAGGCGGCCCGGGAAAGTGCGTTAAAGCAGGGCAAGAAGCATGCCCTGATCTTTATTGACGAGATCGATATTCTCGGTGCCAGGCGGGGACAAACCACCAGCCACCACGAATATGATCAGACCCTTAACCAGCTGCTGGTGGAGATGGACGGCCTGAAGGTGGATGACAAGGTGCAGGTACTGGTGGTGGCGGCCACCAACCGGGTGGATATGCTGGACCCTGCCCTGTTAAGGCCCGGTCGCTTTGACCGCCAGGTAAGGGTGGATTTGCCGGACAAGCAGGGAAGACTGGAAATTTTAAAGCTGCACACCAAAAATAAACCCCTGGCCGGTGATGTTTCCCTGGAGGCTCTGGCCAAGGAAACCTTTGGCTTCAGCGGTGCCCATTTGGAGAGCCTGGCCAATGAGGCAGCCATTCTGGCCATGCGCGAGGGTTGCGAAGTCATCCACCAGCGGCATTTCCACGAAGCAGTGGATAAGGTCATGATGGGCGACCGGCTGGATCGCCGGCCCGCCCCGGCCGAGTTGAGGCGGGTGGCCATCCACGAAACCGGCCATGCCCTCTTAAGTGAGCTGGTGAGAAGTGGTTCCGTATCCACCCTGACCATTACTCCCCGGGGGCAGGCCCTGGGTTACATGCGCCAGATCCCCGAAGACGACACCTATTTGTACACCAGGGACTACCTGGAGAATCAGATTGCCGTCATGCTGGCCGGAGCAGTGGCCGAGGAATTGATCCTGGGCAATCGTAGCACTGGCGCGGGCAACGATTTCCGGGAGGCCACCCGCGTGGCAGAGCAGATTATCAGAAACGGCATGTCCCGTCTGGGTGTGGTGGATGTGGAAAGTCTTCCCGGCGGTTTACGTTACCGGGTGCTTACGGAAATTCTGCGGGAACAGGAGGAACGGGTACGTTCCTACCTGAGTGAAAAGCGGAGTGTCCTGGAACGGGTGGCCCAGTTGCTTTTAGAGCAGGAAAAGGTTACCGGCGAGGAGTTCCGTAGATTGATCGACCCGCCGGCTGCATAACAGGGGAGACAAAGGGGTAAATTTGATGGAGGGGAGGTCGCCTTCTGACCTCCCCGTACTACATTTTTCCGGCGGCGGCAGGGTTTCGAGGGGGCCTGGCGAAAAGATAAATGAAGGAGAGGCAAGCAGGGATAGGAAAGGGCAGGGAAGTGAGCATATGCAGGCCGAGCTAATTTTCACCGGTACCGAACTGCTTTTAGGAGAGGTGCTGAATACCCATGCCCAGTATCTGGGCCGGCAAATGGCGGCCCATGGGATTGAGGTTATCCTGCACACCACTGTGGGCGATAACTGGGACCGTCTGGCCCAGGTTCTAAAGGCCGCCCTGGAAAGGGCGGATCTGATCATTGTTACCGGCGGTCTGGGTCCCACCACTGATGACCTGACCAAGGATACGGTAGCCCGGGTGCTGGGGTTACCCATGGTACTCGATGAGCCAACGATGCAGTGGCTCCGGGAGTTCATGGCCCGGCGGGGGACGCCCGTGTCCGAGAGTATGGCCAGGCAGGCCTACTTCCCCGCAGGGGCCAAAGTGTTACCCAATCCCGCAGGTACCGCCCCGGGGGCCATGCTGGAACACCAGGGCAAGGTGGTCATCCTCCTTCCCGGACCGCCGCGGGAACTAAAAGCCATGTTTGAGACCTCGGTGGTTCCCTACCTGGCCTCCCTGGGCAACCCGGGGATGGTTACCCGCACCAGATTGCTCAAGGTGACCGGTATCTCTGAATCGGAGGTCCAGGAGCTCATCGGCGACCTGGGGGGACAGGACAACCCCGGAATAGCCTACGTGGCCAAGCCCGGCGAAGTGCATGTGCGCATTAGTGCCCGGGCTGCCGACGGTGCTGTCGCCGAACAAATGATAACCGGGTTGCTGGAGAAGGTGCGGGAACGCCTGGCCGGTTACCTGTTTGGGATGGATGACGACGTCCTGGAGGAGGTGGTGGGACGGTTGCTGGCTCAAAATGGCTTGACCTGCGCCCTGGCGGAATCCTGTACCGGTGGATTGACCGCCGCCCGCTTAACCTCCGTACCCGGCAGTTCCGAGTATTTTTTGGGCAGTATCGTGGCTTACGATAACCGGGTTAAGGAAAAAGTCCTGGGTGTCCCGGCCGAGACTCTTCAAGCCCATGGTGCCGTAAGCCAGCAAACTGCCGTGGCCATGGCCGAAGGAGTGAGATCCCTTGCCGGAGCACATTTGGGGCTGTCCATTACGGGTATTGCCGGGCCGGGCGGGGGCACCCCGGCCAAACCGGTAGGGCTGACTTATATTGCCCTGGCTGCCCCCGATGGTACCAGGTGCCGGGAATTTCACTTTCCCGGCCACCGTCAGGCGGTGAGACAGGGGGCGGCCAACGCCGCCCTGAACATGATCCGCCTTTATTTACTCACCCGGTTCTAGTCCAGGGCATTTAAAAGGATCATGGAGGCTACGCCTACCAGCAGGGTGAAAAGTAAGCTCCTGGTTTTGACGGCCACCAGAAAGGTGGGAATGGCGGCCAGGAGGTTCTTGTTCTCGAGCGTTAGTGCCGGCTTCCCCCCGGCCAGAAAAATTTCCGGGGCAATCAGGGCCGCCAGTACGGCTGCCGGTACGTAACCCAGCCACCTGGCCCAGAGCGGAGGGATCTGGATCCGGCTTAAAAGTAAAAGCGGGGTCATCCGGAACAGGTAATTTAACGCGGCGATACCGAGGATGATCGTCCAGATGGTTTTTTCCATTTTTCCATCAACACTCCCACCGTAGCGGCCAGGATAGTGGCCACAATGATATTCCATCCGCCGCCGATCATGGAGGCCACCACGACCGAAACCAGCCCGGCCAGGCAGGCTACCATGATGGTGACGCTGTTTCTCAACTGCAGGATTAACAGGCTAATAAACATGGCCGTGAGGGCAAAATTAAGCCCCCAGCGGGCGGTATCCCCCAGCAGCCTGCCCAGTATTCCTCCCGCCGCACTGCCTCCTAACCAGGCCATGTGGGCAGTGACGAACAACCCGGTGAGGTACCACTGGTTAGCGGGCTTTTCGCCCATCCGGCCCATAGCCACGGCGTAGGTTTCATCGGTGATGCCGTGGGCCAGGAAAGAGAGTACGGGAGCGGTCATACGGGAAAGATGGGGTGCCAGGGAGGCACTTAAAAGTATTAAGCGGGAATTGACCAGCATAATGGCGGCAATAATGCTGGCCGGGGCCGCCCCGGCTCCCAGCATGCCCACGGCAATAAACTGGGCCGAGCCGGAATAGATCATGAAAGACATGGCCAGCACCTGGCCAATGGAAAGGTGGCTGGAGCGGGCCAGCACCCCGAAGGCCATGGCCAGGGGGAGGTAGCCCAGCACAACAGGCAGGGCGTCCTTGACCCCCAGCAGGAAATGTCTTTTGTTCATCTTTTACCTGTCCTCTCCTTTCCGTACGATTATAATCATAATCCATCGCGTTAGTTGTGGCCAGGCCTTTTTGGCCGAGTCCGGTGACTTCTTTTTTAAGGTGGTGTTGGGAATGTCCAATGAGAGATTAAAGGTTCTGGAAGCGACCCTGAGTAAAATTGAACAGAATTTCGGTAAAGGGGCCATCATGAGACTGGGCGAGACTGCCAGGCTCAACGTGGAGGTGATTCCCACCGGTGCCCTGTCCCTGGATATTGCCCTGGGGGTGGGCGGGGTGCCCCGGGGCCGGGTGGTGGAAATCTTCGGTCCGGAGTCTTCGGGCAAGACCACCGTGGCCCTGCATATTATCGCCGAAGCCCAAAAAGCCGGCGGCATTGCCGCTTTTATTGATGCGGAACATGCCCTGGATCCGGTTTACGCCAAAAACCTGGGGGTGGATATTGAAAATCTGCTGGTGTCCCAGCCCGACACCGGCGAGCAGGCCCTGGAGATCTGTGAAGCGCTGGTACGGAGCGGTGCTATAGACGTGGTGGTCATCGACTCGGTGGCGGCCCTGGTGCCAAAGGCGGAAATTGAAGGGGAAATGGGCGAGCTCCAGGTCGGCCTGCAGGCCCGCCTGATGTCCCAGGCCTTGCGCAAACTAACCGGTGCCATCAGTAAATCCCGCACTACGGCCATTTTTATTAACCAGTTGCGGGAAAAGGTGGGCATAATGTTTGGCA containing:
- a CDS encoding AzlD domain-containing protein; its protein translation is MEKTIWTIILGIAALNYLFRMTPLLLLSRIQIPPLWARWLGYVPAAVLAALIAPEIFLAGGKPALTLENKNLLAAIPTFLVAVKTRSLLFTLLVGVASMILLNALD
- a CDS encoding AzlC family ABC transporter permease — encoded protein: MNKRHFLLGVKDALPVVLGYLPLAMAFGVLARSSHLSIGQVLAMSFMIYSGSAQFIAVGMLGAGAAPASIIAAIMLVNSRLILLSASLAPHLSRMTAPVLSFLAHGITDETYAVAMGRMGEKPANQWYLTGLFVTAHMAWLGGSAAGGILGRLLGDTARWGLNFALTAMFISLLILQLRNSVTIMVACLAGLVSVVVASMIGGGWNIIVATILAATVGVLMEKWKKPSGRSSSVSPR
- the recA gene encoding recombinase RecA, translated to MSNERLKVLEATLSKIEQNFGKGAIMRLGETARLNVEVIPTGALSLDIALGVGGVPRGRVVEIFGPESSGKTTVALHIIAEAQKAGGIAAFIDAEHALDPVYAKNLGVDIENLLVSQPDTGEQALEICEALVRSGAIDVVVIDSVAALVPKAEIEGEMGELQVGLQARLMSQALRKLTGAISKSRTTAIFINQLREKVGIMFGNPETTPGGRALKFYASVRLEVRKLEALKQGSDIIGCRTRVKVVKNKLAPPFKQADFDIMYGTGISREGTLLDLATEMKIVTKSGTWYSYGEERLGQGRENVKEYLRDHPEVAREIEQKIRQQLQMGGIKMASAGDQTTEE